The proteins below come from a single Desulfovibrio litoralis DSM 11393 genomic window:
- a CDS encoding thermonuclease family protein, with the protein MRKKTIKVPLPKGKLTLKKLIYFLVVLFCAWFFTEQQNQTNLPAEQGTIKVQSVIDGDTLKTPSGESLRLLGIDAPELAKMRNRIVVESGYHYAKEAKKRLEELALNQTLTTQAEQKIYDTYKRQLVELFDNNQHSINELLLYEGLVIFYPFSNLSTEQSSRFLKAQQAAITAERGLWKKVLSLKQSYQPVIANKRSKRFFPKNCAGGEKIAPQNRIAFKTAKEALMFGYYPARECEFLPKE; encoded by the coding sequence ATGCGAAAAAAAACGATCAAAGTTCCCCTACCAAAAGGTAAACTTACCCTCAAAAAACTCATATATTTTTTAGTTGTTCTGTTTTGTGCTTGGTTTTTTACCGAACAACAAAACCAAACAAACCTTCCTGCCGAACAGGGTACTATAAAGGTACAAAGTGTTATTGACGGTGATACCCTCAAAACTCCAAGCGGTGAAAGCCTGCGTTTATTAGGGATTGATGCTCCCGAGTTAGCTAAAATGAGAAATAGAATCGTTGTCGAATCTGGTTATCATTACGCAAAAGAGGCAAAAAAACGTTTGGAAGAACTCGCCCTCAATCAAACACTCACAACACAGGCTGAACAAAAAATATATGACACATATAAAAGACAGCTGGTTGAATTATTTGACAATAACCAACATTCAATAAATGAATTACTACTTTATGAAGGTCTAGTAATTTTTTATCCTTTTTCCAACTTAAGCACCGAACAATCTTCACGCTTTTTAAAAGCCCAACAAGCAGCAATAACAGCAGAACGTGGACTTTGGAAGAAAGTATTAAGTTTAAAACAAAGCTATCAACCAGTAATCGCCAATAAAAGAAGCAAAAGATTTTTTCCAAAAAATTGTGCTGGCGGAGAGAAAATAGCACCACAAAACCGTATAGCTTTTAAAACCGCCAAAGAAGCCTTAATGTTCGGTTATTATCCTGCCAGAGAATGTGAATTTTTACCAAAAGAATAA